In Cervus canadensis isolate Bull #8, Minnesota chromosome 6, ASM1932006v1, whole genome shotgun sequence, one DNA window encodes the following:
- the FLRT2 gene encoding leucine-rich repeat transmembrane protein FLRT2 has protein sequence MGLQITQGPGQGAFFLKSWLLISLGLSSQVSKFLACPSVCRCDRNFVYCNERSLTSVPLGIPEGVTVLYLHNNQINNAGFPAELHSIQSVHTVYLYGNQLDEFPMNLPKNVRVLHLQENNIQTISRAALAQLLKLEELHLDDNSISTVGVEDGAFREALSLKLLFLSKNHLSSVPVGLPVDLQELRVDENRIAVISDMAFQNLTSLERLIVDGNLLTNKGIAEGTFGHLTKLKEFSIVRNSLSRPPPDLPGTHLVRLYLQDNQISHIPLTAFSNLRKLERLDISNNQLRVLTQGVFDNLSNLKQLTARNNPWFCDCSIKWVTEWLRHIPASLNVRGFMCQGPEQVRGMAVRELNMNLLSCPTTTPGLPPLTPAPSSAPPVTQPPTFSAPIPSRSYTPLSPTASKPPTIPDWDGRERVTPPLSERIQLSIHFVNDTSIQVSWLSLFTVMAYKLTWVKMGHSLVGGIVQERIVSGEKQHLSLVNLEPRSTYRICLVPLDAFNYRAVEDTVCSEATTHDAYVNNGSNTASSHEQTTSHSMGSPFLLAGLIGGAVIFVLVVLLGVFCWHMHRRGRYTSQKWKYNRGRRKDDYCEAGTKKDNSILEMTETSFQIVSLNNDQLLKGDFRLQPIYTPNGGINYTDCHIPNNMRYCNSSVPDLEHCHT, from the coding sequence ATGGGCCTCCAGATCACACAGGGGCCCGGCCAGGGGGCTTTTTTCCTGAAATCGTGGCTTCTCATTTCCCTGGGGCTCTCCTCCCAAGTGTCAAAATTCCTGGCGTGCCCCAGCGTGTGCCGCTGTGACAGGAACTTCGTCTACTGCAACGAGCGAAGCTTGACCTCAGTGCCTCTTGGGATCCCGGAGGGCGTCACGGTACTCTACCTCCATAACAACCAAATTAATAATGCTGGGTTTCCTGCAGAATTACACAGCATTCAGTCTGTGCACACCGTCTACCTTTACGGCAACCAGCTGGACGAGTTCCCCATGAACCTCCCCAAGAACGTCCGCGTCCTCCACCTGCAGGAAAACAAtattcagaccatttcacgggcGGCCCTGGCCCAGCTCCTGAAGCTGGAAGAGCTGCACCTGGACGACAACTCCATCTCCACCGTGGGCGTGGAAGACGGGGCCTTCCGCGAGGCCCTGAGCCTCAAGCTGCTGTTCCTGTCCAAGAACCACTTGAGCAGCGTCCCGGTGGGCCTTCCCGTGGACCTGCAGGAGCTGCGCGTGGACGAGAACCGCATCGCCGTCATCTCAGACATGGCCTTCCAGAACCTCACGAGCCTGGAGCGTCTGATCGTGGACGGGAACCTCCTGACCAACAAGGGCATCGCCGAGGGCACCTTCGGCCACCTCACCAAGCTCAAGGAATTCTCCATCGTCCGGAACTCGCTCTCCCGCCCGCCTCCTGACCTCCCGGGTACGCACCTGGTCAGGCTCTACCTGCAGGACAACCAGATCAGCCACATCCCTTTGACGGCCTTCTCCAACCTCCGGAAGCTGGAACGGCTGGACATCTCCAACAACCAGCTGCGCGTGTTAACTCAAGGGGTCTTTGACAACCTCTCCAATCTGAAGCAGCTCACCGCTCGGAACAACCCTTGGTTCTGTGACTGCAGCATTAAATGGGTCACGGAGTGGCTCAGACACATCCCCGCCTCGCTCAACGTGCGAGGTTTCATGTGCCAAGGTCCCGAGCAAGTCAGGGGCATGGCCGTGCGGGAGCTGAATATGAATCTGTTGTCCTGCCCCACCACGACCCCCGGcctgcctcccctcaccccagccccgaGTTCAGCTCCTCCCGTGACTCAGCCCCCCACGTTCTCCGCCCCGATCCCCAGCAGAAGCTACACACCCCTGAGCCCCACAGCATCCAAGCCTCCCACGATTCCCGACTGGGACGGCAGAGAAAGGGTGACCCCGCCGCTTTCCGAACGGATCCAGCTCTCCATCCATTTCGTGAATGACACGTCCATCCAAGTCAGCTGGCTGTCCCTCTTCACTGTGATGGCTTACAAGCTCACGTGGGTGAAAATGGGCCACAGTCTGGTGGGGGGCATCGTTCAGGAGCGCATCGTCAGCGGGGAGAAGCAGCATCTGAGCCTGGTGAATCTGGAGCCCAGATCCACCTACCGGATTTGTTTGGTACCCCTGGATGCGTTCAACTACCGGGCTGTGGAAGACACGGTGTGCTCGGAGGCCACCACCCACGACGCCTATGTGAACAACGGCAGCAACACGGCCTCCAGCCACGAGCAGACGACTTCGCACAGCATGGGCTCCCCGTTCCTGCTGGCCGGCCTGATAGGGGGCGCCGTGATATTTGTGCTCGTGGTCCTGCTCGGCGTGTTCTGTTGGCACATGCACAGAAGGGGGCGCTACACCTCCCAGAAGTGGAAATACAACCGAGGCCGGCGGAAAGACGACTACTGCGAGGCGGGCACCAAGAAGGACAATTCCATCCTGGAGATGACGGAGACCAGCTTCCAGATCGTCTCCTTAAATAACGATCAGCTCCTTAAAGGAGATTTCAGACTGCAGCCCATCTACACCCCGAATGGGGGCATTAACTACACAGACTGCCACATCCCCAACAACATGCGATACTGCAATAGCAGCGTGCCAGACCTGGAGCACTGCCATACGTGA